In the Trueperaceae bacterium genome, one interval contains:
- a CDS encoding nucleoside-diphosphate kinase — MATEQTFAMVKPDGVKRGLVGKIVERIERKGYRLAAMELITISHELAEKHYGEHAGKPFYGNLVNFITSGPVIAMVLEGDDVINGWRTMMGVTNPSEAALGTIRGDYATTIDENIVHGSDSPKTAEREISIFFDL; from the coding sequence ATGGCTACTGAACAGACATTTGCAATGGTGAAACCTGACGGTGTTAAGAGGGGTCTAGTAGGCAAGATAGTAGAGAGGATAGAGCGGAAAGGTTATAGACTTGCCGCAATGGAACTAATTACTATCTCTCACGAGCTGGCCGAAAAGCATTATGGTGAGCATGCCGGAAAACCATTCTATGGAAACTTGGTCAATTTCATTACAAGTGGACCCGTCATCGCGATGGTGCTCGAGGGTGACGATGTGATAAATGGATGGCGCACGATGATGGGCGTGACAAACCCCTCTGAGGCGGCTCTGGGTACGATTCGTGGCGATTACGCTACAACTATCGACGAAAACATCGTGCATGGATCAGATTCTCCCAAGACAGCTGAACGCGAGATTAGCATTTTCTTCGACCTCTAA
- a CDS encoding sulfurtransferase — protein MDDSLEIPAIDVNEAKRRAAQGTMFLDVREDHEFAQARIPGTVLIPLSEFMERYEELPKDQQILIHCRSGQRSSDATIFLNQRGYDAINVTGGMLSWNEAGLPIEPGDDQ, from the coding sequence ATGGATGATTCTCTGGAGATCCCCGCAATAGACGTAAATGAGGCTAAAAGGCGAGCTGCTCAGGGAACTATGTTTCTTGATGTACGTGAAGACCATGAATTTGCTCAGGCTAGAATCCCTGGCACCGTATTGATCCCCTTATCAGAGTTTATGGAAAGATACGAAGAATTACCAAAGGACCAGCAGATTCTAATCCATTGCCGTAGCGGCCAAAGAAGCAGCGATGCCACGATTTTCCTGAACCAGCGCGGTTACGATGCAATCAACGTAACAGGGGGAATGCTTTCTTGGAACGAGGCGGGATTACCTATAGAGCCCGGTGACGATCAGTAA
- a CDS encoding aspartate aminotransferase gives MPQFSQAISKLKASSTVVFNTRAQEMKRQGIDVVAMTAGEPDFQPPDHVLEAARDAVDQGLTKYTPAEGTFELREAVCGKFARENNLEYTPEQIIVGTGGKQILYNGFMAVLNPGDEVIIIAPYWVTYPAQIELAGGVPVPVSAPPETGFIPDIDDIRSAITARTRAIVLNSPANPTGAVYPPEVVISIAELVNEHDLWLFADDLYEHLIYDGKFTAAASYARERTLIIHGASKAYALTGWRIGYGAGPIDLIKAMNRLQGQSTSGANSIAQYAVTVALNEFDKTRAFIDMTLEAYRERRNLLVSGLNRMGLKTPNPRGAFYVMSDLTVIDPNENKAALRLLEDAHVGVVPGTDFLAPGHARFSYATSLDNVTEALERISRLLN, from the coding sequence ATGCCCCAGTTCTCTCAGGCTATTTCTAAATTGAAAGCTTCGTCCACTGTGGTTTTTAACACTCGGGCTCAGGAAATGAAACGTCAGGGTATAGATGTTGTTGCTATGACGGCTGGAGAGCCTGATTTCCAACCTCCTGATCACGTTCTTGAGGCTGCAAGGGACGCCGTTGATCAGGGGCTTACTAAATACACGCCTGCTGAGGGCACGTTTGAGCTTCGGGAGGCTGTATGTGGGAAGTTCGCTCGCGAGAATAATCTTGAGTACACCCCAGAACAAATTATTGTAGGTACTGGGGGGAAACAGATCCTCTATAACGGGTTCATGGCTGTTTTAAACCCTGGTGACGAGGTAATTATTATTGCCCCGTATTGGGTTACATATCCGGCCCAGATCGAGCTTGCAGGTGGCGTACCTGTACCTGTTAGCGCCCCTCCCGAGACCGGGTTTATCCCAGATATAGATGACATAAGGTCAGCCATCACAGCACGGACAAGAGCCATAGTTCTTAACTCACCTGCCAACCCTACTGGCGCTGTTTACCCACCAGAAGTAGTGATATCTATTGCCGAATTAGTAAATGAACACGATCTCTGGCTCTTCGCTGATGATCTCTATGAACACTTAATTTACGACGGTAAATTCACTGCCGCTGCCAGTTACGCGAGAGAACGCACATTAATTATTCACGGAGCTAGTAAGGCCTATGCTTTAACCGGGTGGCGTATTGGGTATGGAGCTGGTCCAATAGATCTGATTAAGGCAATGAATCGCCTTCAGGGACAATCAACTAGTGGTGCTAACTCTATTGCTCAATATGCCGTGACTGTTGCCCTCAACGAGTTCGATAAGACCCGTGCTTTTATCGACATGACGTTAGAAGCTTACAGAGAACGGAGGAACTTACTGGTTTCTGGTTTGAACCGAATGGGTTTAAAGACACCGAATCCCCGTGGGGCATTTTATGTGATGAGCGACCTTACGGTTATTGATCCTAACGAGAACAAAGCTGCATTAAGGCTTTTAGAGGACGCCCACGTTGGGGTCGTTCCAGGTACCGACTTTCTAGCTCCAGGACATGCTCGGTTCAGTTACGCCACCAGCCTCGACAATGTTACTGAGGCATTAGAACGCATTTCCAGGCTTCTTAACTAG